In Desulfofustis limnaeus, the genomic stretch CCAGGAATTGTTACTGGGGAAACGAGTGCGCGGTGTGACAGCGTGGATAAAAAGGTGGGCTGTTCCTGATATTTCGTTATAATGCCTGTCGTGATGATGAATCGAACCCTCGAACCGGCAGGGCAAGCAGGTATGGCCAATCAGGTGTTGTCACGAGCACAGGTATTGTGTTTTCTTGATGCCTTGGAAAATGAGGTTCTTGCCTATCAGGTTCCCGTGGTCGATCTGATTGCGGTGCAGACGACCGACCCGTACCGGGTCCTGGTGGCGACCGTGCTCTCATCTCGCACCAAAGACGAGGTGACGGCTGGTGCCGCCACCCGGTTGTTCGAGCGGGCTCCGAATCCTGAAGCGCTTGCTTCTCTCGCGGTACACGAAATCGCACAGCTTATCTATCCGGTCGGTTTTTACCAGACCAAAGCCAGGCAGCTACCGACATTGGCGGCGATACTGATCGCTCGCTACGACGGTGCCGTTCCCGATACCATCGAAGCATTGCTTGAGCTGCCCGGGGTCGGGCGTAAGACCGCCAATCTCGTTTTGTCGGCTGCATTCGGGAAGCCGGCGATCTGCGTGGATACCCATGTCCACCGGATTATGAATATCTGGGGATTTGTCGCCACCGGGTCACCGCAAGAGACGGAAATGGTGTTGCGTCGCCGGTTGCCGAAACGGTACTGGAGCAAGGTGAACCGTTTCCTGGTTGCTTTTGGCCAGAAAACGTGTCGTCCCATCGGTCCTCAATGTGATATCTGCCTGTTGGCGACAAAGTGTCCGCGTATCGGTGTGCAACCACGAAAAACCAAGAGGGAGCCGATGCATGCAATCTGAACACGACCCGTATTCCATCGTCCTTGCCGATGACCATGCCTTGATTCGTCGCGGTATCAAAAATATTATCTCCCAGGATGACAGCTTGACCATTGTCGGGGAGGTGGGGGATGGCGAGTCTTTATTATCCTTTCTTGCCGAATCAACGCCAGATCTGTTGATCCTCGATATCTCGATGCCGAAGATCTCAGGCATTGAACTGGTCGAGCAACTGAAGGAACGCTATCCGCTGATGAAGATCCTTATGCTCACCATGCATACGAACAAGCAGTACTGTTATCGCTCGATGCATGCCGGTGCTGATGGTTACGTGATTAAAAGTGATTCAGAAAAAGAGCTTCTGCTGGCCATCAGAAAGATTCGGGAGGGTCGGACCCACGTTTCTCCACAGCTGGCAGAAAGTTTCACCGAGGACTTGTTAACGGCTTGTCGGCGGCGTCTCGATAATCCCTTTGGCGACCTGACCAGGCGTGAAAAACAAATTCTTGCATTGGTGGTGCAGGGCTACACTTCCAAAGTAATTGCCGGAAAACTCAATCTCAGCCCCCGCACAGTCGATCATCATCGTTCAAACTTGTTAAAAAAATTCAATATGAAAAACAGCGTCGACCTGGTGAACCATGCGCTTCGCAACGGTTACGCAACCTTGGAATGAAGGTGGTATCGATACGTTCTGCACACCCCTTCGCCGGGTCTTTTGCCCATGACTCTCAAAAGTATCAGGCCGGGTGGGTCGGAAAAAGGTGCTTTCGGATCTCTGTGTTATCCTTTTTCGTCTAGAAAATATGTAGTTAAAATCAGTAGTGTCCGGTTAAGAGTTGAAAGGCACGATGTAACATGTTGTATTAATATATCATTAGCGACAAAATGACCATAATCGACTTGAAATCTTATCCCGTTCTAGGGAAGTTCTTCGGCAAAACCCTGGAGGGGGGTACACATGTTTGCCGGACAATTGATTTTCAAGCAGGTTATGGAGTTCATGCCGTTGCCAACCTTTCGCCGGTGTGTAGCCAAATACCAAGGCGAACGCCGAATAAGGAAGTTTTCCTGCCTCGATCAATTTCTGTGCATGGCTTTTGCCCAAATCACTTACCGGGAGAGTCTTCGCGATATCGAGGCGTGTCTCCGTTCTCAGCAAAAGAAGCTCTATCATATGGGCATCCGTGGCAGAGTTTCCAAATCCACGCTCGCCGACGCCAACGAAATTCGCGACTGGCGGATTTATGCGGAGTTAGCTCAACATCTTATCGCAATCGCTCGCGAACTCTACAAAGAAGATTGGCTCTTCGTCGTTTCAAGTGGAATTTGCCTATGACAGGGGGTTCGGCATGGGCCGAGATAATGATGCCGCCCAGAGCAGAAAACCTCGGATTGCCTTCAGTAGCCCTGCTCTCCGGACACTCAGGTGGCAGCCATTGTTGGAGATGCCTTTGTACCCTGATTGGGGGTATCCCATGAAACAACATGTTGTTTTTCTGTCTTTTTGTCGTTTTGTGTGGGTTTGATCTCTTGAAAAATCAAATCCACACAAAACGACGAGGAGCCAGAAGATTCGTTCATCGACGATCTCGACGAGACAATCTATGCTCTGGACTCGACCACTATCGACCTGTGCCTCTCTGTTTTTCCCTGGGCAGCATTCCGGAAAACAAAAGCTGCGATCAGACTCCATACCCTCCTGGACCTCAAAGGAAACATCCCAACGTTTATCCATATCTCCGACGGCACATTGCACGATGTCAACGCGCTCGATATCTTAACCCTGGAAGTTGGCGCCTATTATGTCATGGATCGGGGCTACTTGGACTTCGAAAGATTAAACAAATTCAATCAAGTACCTGCCCACTTCGTAACTCGTGCCAAATCGAACACCCAATACAAACGACGTTACTCACACCCAATCGACAAAAGCACCGGCCTGATCTGCGACCAAACGATTGTGCTTACCGGATTCTATGCCAGAAAGGACTACCCGGGAGCACTTCGTCGGGTAAAATTTCGCGACGAGAAGACAGGAAAAACGTTGGTCTTTCTCACCAACAATTTCACTTTACCGGCATTGACGATAGCACACCTCTATCGCAGCCGCTGGCAAGTAGAGTTGTTTTTCAAATGGATCAAACAACACCTCAGAATAAAGAACTTTTTCGGTACATCGGAGAACGCGGTAAAAACACAAATCTGGATTGCGGTCTCCGTATACGTGTTGGTAGCCATCATGAAAAGGCGGTTCAACCTGCAAGAAAGTCTCTACACAATTTTACAGATTTTGAGCGTCAATGTTTTTGAGAAAACCCCTTTTTATCAGTTGGTTACTGAAAGAGATTACAATGCCGAGACCAGCTCTCCCGGTAAGCAACTGAATTTATTCGACTAACAACCGGACACTACTGAGTTAAAATAAAAACATACAGTGGTTTTTCAGGTAAATATACCCAGTATTTTCTCAGTAGTTGTACCGATTTCATTTCCCCCCCGATGCGGTAAAAAAACTGGCAATAACGGTGCGCGCATCAGAGTCTTCGGATCAGCCTCGAGGTAGTGGGACTGTCTGCTGCCATTCCCTGAGTCTGGTCTTAATGATTCGCATGAGGATTATTTACGGGGGATGCATGAATAAACGAGAACTGATTGCAACGATCGCTGAATCAGCCGATTGCACCAAGGTTGCCGCTGCCCGTGCGCTGGACAGTGTCCTGGCGAACATGGCCCGGGCCATGGAGCGCGGCGAGAGGGTAACATTGTCCGGTTTCGGTTCGTTTCGCGTGGTTGAGCGGGCGGAACAGAAAGGGCGAAATCCTCAGACCGGTTCCGCCCTGATTATTCCCGCACATAATG encodes the following:
- a CDS encoding endonuclease III domain-containing protein, which encodes MMNRTLEPAGQAGMANQVLSRAQVLCFLDALENEVLAYQVPVVDLIAVQTTDPYRVLVATVLSSRTKDEVTAGAATRLFERAPNPEALASLAVHEIAQLIYPVGFYQTKARQLPTLAAILIARYDGAVPDTIEALLELPGVGRKTANLVLSAAFGKPAICVDTHVHRIMNIWGFVATGSPQETEMVLRRRLPKRYWSKVNRFLVAFGQKTCRPIGPQCDICLLATKCPRIGVQPRKTKREPMHAI
- a CDS encoding response regulator, which codes for MQSEHDPYSIVLADDHALIRRGIKNIISQDDSLTIVGEVGDGESLLSFLAESTPDLLILDISMPKISGIELVEQLKERYPLMKILMLTMHTNKQYCYRSMHAGADGYVIKSDSEKELLLAIRKIREGRTHVSPQLAESFTEDLLTACRRRLDNPFGDLTRREKQILALVVQGYTSKVIAGKLNLSPRTVDHHRSNLLKKFNMKNSVDLVNHALRNGYATLE
- a CDS encoding HU family DNA-binding protein; protein product: MNKRELIATIAESADCTKVAAARALDSVLANMARAMERGERVTLSGFGSFRVVERAEQKGRNPQTGSALIIPAHNVVKFRPGKKLSAKFKLQ